Proteins encoded in a region of the Armatimonadota bacterium genome:
- a CDS encoding DUF3341 domain-containing protein, translated as MGLFRDTAPKHYGTVASFLTPEQLLAATQRAKDAGFRDVDTYSPIPVEGVCELLKFDETKLGWITFFGGLAGAATGLWLEWWTSTIAYAHNVGGKPLESWPMFFPVLYECTILFAAFGATFGMLGLCGLPKPHQPIFNAPLMERASQDRFVLCIEATDPNYDPKDVAEFMKTLNPEEVETVMTSEGY; from the coding sequence ATGGGGCTCTTCCGTGACACCGCGCCCAAGCATTACGGGACGGTCGCCTCGTTCTTGACGCCCGAGCAGTTGTTAGCCGCGACCCAGCGGGCCAAGGACGCCGGGTTCCGGGACGTCGACACGTATTCCCCGATCCCCGTCGAAGGCGTTTGCGAGCTGCTGAAGTTCGATGAGACGAAACTCGGCTGGATCACGTTCTTCGGCGGGTTGGCCGGCGCCGCCACGGGTCTCTGGCTCGAATGGTGGACCTCGACCATCGCCTATGCCCACAACGTGGGCGGCAAGCCGTTGGAGAGCTGGCCCATGTTCTTCCCTGTCCTCTACGAATGCACGATCCTTTTCGCAGCGTTCGGAGCGACGTTCGGGATGCTCGGCCTTTGCGGGTTGCCGAAGCCTCACCAGCCGATCTTCAACGCACCGCTCATGGAACGGGCTTCGCAAGACCGCTTCGTGCTCTGCATCGAAGCGACGGATCCGAACTATGACCCCAAGGACGTGGCCGAATTCATGAAGACCCTGAATCCTGAAGAGGTCGAAACCGTGATGACGTCGGAGGGCTACTGA
- a CDS encoding protoheme IX farnesyltransferase has translation MSDTGVSHRRGESQTALHQGAKTAPELVRPSFAKAAWWLLAYCCAAILFGAFVRASYSGDGCGTSWPMCGGSLIPTFTGAPRAVEFTHRVTTGLLMLANIALAVAARRAFPRGDAARKAANLALITVLISAVIGALLVTFQWVTDDKSAGRALTMPIHLVNNFIAIAALAATAYYAGTGRRFAWRGQGAVSAALAWAFGAMFLLGATGAFSALGKTAFEHELSFAKSFAERMWLHVGPEAHPLLRGGVAHPLIATSVGILLIYVCGLIAHARPSAQVKAWARWTVGLYIVQMVLGAVNLTASAPVALQIVHLAVALGNWLTLVMLALTALGTEARAERAEDAAPAEDAPSPQPAFVASVSRRATWKDYVALTKPRVISLLLFTTVAAMFVGHHGAPPLWLLVAVCVGGYASAGAANAFNMVIEMDLDRSMARTSHRPTVRDAVTKRQALTFAWILAVGSFALLTWAANLLTAVMALSGLLCYVFVYTLWLKRRTWQNIVIGGAAGAFPPLVGYASVTGTLSPFAWYLFAVVFLWTPVHFWALALLIKDDYAKAGVPMLPVVKGDKVTVHQIGLYTVLTSLVSVMPFFQGQAGPLYLVGSVVLNLGLIVQTARLWQRQDKPQARALFKFSMAYLALFFIVAAVDQARWM, from the coding sequence ATGTCGGACACCGGTGTCAGTCACAGACGGGGGGAATCCCAGACCGCCTTGCATCAAGGCGCCAAGACGGCACCGGAACTCGTGCGCCCTTCCTTCGCTAAGGCAGCCTGGTGGCTTCTCGCCTATTGTTGCGCCGCGATCCTTTTCGGAGCGTTCGTCCGGGCCTCCTATTCCGGCGACGGATGCGGGACGTCGTGGCCGATGTGCGGAGGCAGTCTCATCCCGACCTTCACGGGCGCACCGAGGGCCGTCGAGTTCACGCACCGGGTGACGACGGGCCTTCTGATGCTCGCGAACATCGCCCTGGCCGTCGCTGCCCGGCGCGCGTTCCCCCGGGGCGACGCGGCACGGAAGGCTGCGAACCTCGCCTTGATCACCGTCCTGATCTCGGCCGTCATCGGGGCGTTGCTCGTCACGTTCCAGTGGGTGACGGACGACAAATCGGCGGGCCGGGCGCTGACGATGCCCATCCACCTCGTCAACAATTTCATCGCGATCGCGGCCCTCGCCGCGACGGCCTATTACGCCGGTACCGGCCGACGGTTCGCGTGGCGCGGGCAAGGCGCGGTTTCGGCCGCGTTGGCCTGGGCTTTTGGAGCCATGTTCCTCCTCGGGGCCACGGGCGCGTTCTCGGCGCTCGGAAAGACAGCGTTCGAGCACGAGTTGTCGTTCGCCAAGTCGTTCGCCGAACGGATGTGGCTCCATGTCGGGCCAGAAGCCCATCCGTTACTGCGGGGCGGGGTGGCCCACCCGTTGATCGCGACGTCCGTCGGCATCCTTCTCATTTACGTGTGCGGCCTGATCGCCCACGCGAGGCCCTCGGCCCAAGTCAAGGCTTGGGCACGCTGGACGGTCGGGCTCTACATCGTCCAGATGGTGCTCGGCGCGGTCAACCTGACGGCAAGCGCGCCCGTCGCCCTTCAGATCGTCCATCTCGCGGTCGCCCTCGGCAACTGGCTGACCTTGGTCATGCTGGCGCTGACGGCGCTTGGCACGGAAGCCAGGGCCGAACGTGCCGAGGATGCGGCTCCGGCCGAAGACGCGCCGTCGCCCCAACCGGCGTTCGTCGCGTCCGTTTCGAGGCGGGCGACCTGGAAAGACTATGTGGCGCTCACGAAGCCGCGCGTCATCAGCCTTCTCCTCTTCACGACGGTCGCAGCCATGTTCGTCGGCCATCACGGTGCACCGCCGCTCTGGCTCTTGGTCGCCGTTTGCGTCGGCGGCTACGCCTCCGCCGGAGCCGCCAACGCCTTTAACATGGTCATCGAAATGGACCTGGACCGCTCGATGGCGCGGACGTCGCACAGGCCGACGGTCCGTGACGCCGTCACGAAACGCCAGGCCCTGACCTTCGCTTGGATCCTCGCGGTCGGATCGTTCGCGCTCCTGACATGGGCGGCCAACCTTTTGACCGCCGTCATGGCTTTGAGCGGACTGCTGTGCTACGTGTTCGTCTATACGCTCTGGCTGAAACGGCGGACGTGGCAGAACATCGTCATCGGAGGCGCGGCAGGCGCGTTCCCGCCGCTCGTCGGCTATGCGTCGGTGACCGGGACGCTGTCGCCCTTCGCCTGGTACCTGTTCGCCGTGGTCTTCCTTTGGACGCCCGTCCACTTCTGGGCTTTAGCGCTCCTGATCAAGGACGACTATGCTAAGGCCGGGGTCCCGATGCTGCCCGTCGTCAAGGGCGACAAAGTGACCGTCCACCAGATCGGCCTCTATACGGTCCTGACTTCGCTGGTCTCGGTCATGCCGTTCTTTCAGGGGCAAGCAGGGCCGCTTTACCTTGTCGGGTCGGTCGTTTTGAACCTCGGGCTGATCGTCCAGACGGCCCGCCTATGGCAGAGGCAGGACAAACCTCAGGCGAGGGCTCTCTTCAAGTTTTCGATGGCCTACCTGGCCCTGTTCTTCATCGTAGCGGCGGTCGATCAGGCGAGGTGGATGTGA
- a CDS encoding class I SAM-dependent methyltransferase, translated as MRALEDRYWWFVSRRALARRLLDQAAPHCQDVLDLGCGTGALLSELGTTKTAFGLDFSEHAVGFCRQRGLPRLVKGDAERLPFGDGSFDAVVSLDTFEHLERDKVAMAEAFRVLRPGGTIVLNVPAFRWLWGPHDVALMHFRRYTRNEVRELLASTGFECQVVSYSVFLLFPVVVCIRALERLRRGRAEVRLPQVGAPLNGVLTSLMQAEGRWIGPTSLPWGSSVVAVGRKP; from the coding sequence ATGCGCGCGTTGGAGGACCGCTACTGGTGGTTCGTGTCCCGCCGCGCCCTGGCCCGCCGCCTTCTCGACCAAGCGGCGCCACACTGCCAGGACGTCTTGGACCTGGGTTGCGGAACGGGGGCCCTTTTGAGCGAACTCGGAACGACCAAGACCGCGTTTGGACTGGACTTCAGCGAGCACGCCGTCGGGTTTTGCCGGCAGCGCGGCTTGCCCCGGCTTGTCAAAGGCGACGCCGAGCGGTTGCCTTTCGGAGACGGCTCCTTCGACGCTGTCGTGAGCCTGGACACGTTCGAGCACCTAGAACGGGACAAAGTCGCTATGGCCGAAGCGTTCCGCGTCCTCCGGCCAGGGGGGACGATCGTACTCAACGTTCCGGCCTTCCGGTGGCTCTGGGGACCGCACGACGTGGCCCTGATGCACTTTCGCCGCTACACCAGGAACGAGGTAAGAGAGCTTCTCGCTAGCACCGGGTTCGAATGCCAGGTGGTCTCCTACAGCGTGTTCCTGCTGTTCCCTGTGGTCGTCTGCATCCGGGCCCTCGAACGCCTCCGACGGGGCAGGGCCGAAGTGCGGCTTCCCCAAGTCGGAGCCCCGTTGAACGGTGTCCTCACGTCGCTGATGCAGGCTGAAGGCCGTTGGATCGGGCCAACCTCGTTGCCTTGGGGCAGCAGTGTCGTCGCGGTAGGTCGGAAACCGTGA
- a CDS encoding 4Fe-4S dicluster domain-containing protein, whose protein sequence is MKEKNPVYVKSFEQFEDPSSFESVKADEFPHRSSLLDINRRDLLKFVGGTVALAGLASGCRYLPQQKIVPFVQAPEDRLPGQEATFASATTLGGYSTGVLVRSYEGRPVKIEGNPLHPSCLGSSDARMQAELAVMYDPDRLQQAMVVGEPASWEEFYKEAKAALSKAHDGAGAALLTPNVGSPALAAQISAFLAAYPGAKWYQYEPVNRDNVYEGAVMAFGQPVETVYDFSKADVVLTVDCELFLHNPGNVRYQRDIMARRFVDEHSTTMSRIYAVEGTPTTIGAVADHRWRLRPTMTLDFVRALASRLGVAGAADTMPKGLDAKAVDALAADLRANRERSVVVAGDHLPADVHALVHAINHSLGNLGSTVHLGRAVHLKPGGNLADIKELATAMAGGQVSFLMVCGGNPVYDAPSDLKFAEALGKVQTSVHLSLYDNETSELCRWRLPESHFLESWGDGRGHDGTASIVQPLINPIYDSKSAVEVLDGLLGKMRGGLEIVQSVWKSLPVDSGVAAKPFADRWAEILASGIVPEPATDDLTLVPTPNLAVGLASTKSSDFDLVVMPDPTLHDGRFANIGWLQELPKPLTQLTWDNAFHMSRGTAKRFGVGQVVKTAVGTPYYGNWDVVRVSANGTTVEGPVYVHDGMADDTVVVHMGFGRKRAGQIGNVGDEIHQGGGFDAMPLRTTSAPVIVSGGTLEKTGRNYKLANTQFHNLLDVTEIDSKRDIIRETTLEEYKKDPHVLHEPTTPVQERKGEKHESPSIFKQPPGYNGPDNYQWAMTIDLNLCSGCGACVAACQAENNIPTVGKEQTLRHRMLHWIRVDRYYRAYSGKSFESDDPVITFQPVNCMHCEMAPCEPVCPVAATTHSHEGLNQMVYNRCVGTRYCSNNCPYKVRRFNYLHYTKKTEDVPVLKLLQNPDVTVRGRGVMEKCTYCVHRINNARIKAKKGDRKIKDGEVQTACQQACPSRAIVFGDKNDPNNAVSKSRASNRQYVLLEAVNTLPRTTYLGKVRNPNPELEA, encoded by the coding sequence ATGAAGGAAAAGAACCCGGTCTACGTCAAGTCGTTCGAGCAGTTCGAAGACCCGTCGTCGTTTGAATCCGTCAAAGCCGACGAGTTCCCCCATCGGTCTTCGCTGTTGGACATCAATCGGCGCGACCTCTTGAAGTTCGTCGGCGGCACCGTCGCCTTGGCCGGACTCGCTTCAGGCTGCCGCTATCTGCCGCAACAGAAGATCGTCCCGTTCGTCCAGGCACCGGAAGACCGGTTGCCGGGCCAGGAAGCGACCTTCGCGTCGGCCACGACCCTTGGCGGATATTCGACCGGAGTCCTCGTCCGGTCGTACGAGGGACGTCCCGTCAAGATCGAAGGAAACCCCCTTCATCCGTCCTGCCTCGGAAGTTCCGATGCGCGGATGCAGGCTGAACTCGCGGTCATGTACGACCCGGACCGCCTCCAACAGGCGATGGTCGTGGGCGAACCGGCCAGTTGGGAGGAGTTCTACAAAGAGGCGAAAGCCGCCCTTTCTAAAGCGCACGACGGAGCCGGAGCGGCCCTTCTGACCCCGAACGTCGGTTCCCCGGCGCTCGCCGCCCAGATCTCGGCTTTCCTGGCCGCCTATCCGGGCGCCAAATGGTACCAATACGAGCCCGTCAACCGGGACAACGTCTACGAAGGCGCGGTCATGGCGTTCGGGCAGCCCGTCGAGACCGTCTACGACTTCTCCAAGGCCGACGTGGTCCTGACCGTCGATTGCGAGCTCTTCCTGCACAACCCGGGCAACGTCCGCTATCAGCGCGACATCATGGCCCGTAGGTTCGTCGACGAGCATTCGACGACGATGAGCCGCATCTATGCGGTCGAAGGGACGCCGACGACCATCGGCGCCGTCGCCGACCACAGGTGGCGCCTGCGCCCGACGATGACCTTGGACTTCGTCCGGGCCCTTGCGTCCCGGCTCGGCGTCGCAGGAGCGGCGGACACGATGCCGAAGGGTCTCGACGCGAAAGCGGTCGACGCCCTTGCCGCCGATCTTAGGGCGAACCGCGAGAGGAGCGTCGTCGTGGCCGGAGACCATCTTCCTGCCGACGTCCACGCCCTCGTCCACGCGATCAACCATTCGCTTGGAAACCTGGGTTCGACCGTCCACCTCGGCCGCGCCGTCCACTTGAAACCGGGCGGCAACCTCGCCGACATCAAGGAACTGGCGACGGCGATGGCAGGGGGCCAAGTCAGCTTCCTGATGGTCTGCGGCGGGAACCCCGTCTACGACGCCCCTTCCGACTTGAAGTTCGCGGAAGCCCTCGGTAAAGTGCAGACTTCGGTCCACCTCTCGCTTTACGACAACGAAACGAGCGAACTGTGCCGATGGAGGCTCCCAGAGTCCCACTTCCTGGAGTCTTGGGGCGACGGTCGCGGCCATGACGGGACGGCCAGCATCGTGCAGCCCTTGATCAACCCGATCTACGACTCGAAATCGGCGGTCGAGGTCCTCGACGGACTGCTCGGAAAAATGCGCGGCGGACTCGAGATCGTCCAATCCGTCTGGAAGTCGCTCCCGGTGGACTCCGGTGTGGCGGCGAAGCCGTTCGCAGACCGTTGGGCCGAGATCCTGGCCTCCGGCATCGTCCCTGAGCCGGCGACGGACGACTTGACCCTCGTCCCGACGCCGAACCTGGCCGTCGGCTTGGCTTCGACCAAATCCAGCGACTTCGACCTCGTGGTCATGCCCGATCCGACACTCCACGACGGACGCTTTGCCAACATCGGATGGCTTCAAGAGCTGCCGAAACCGCTGACCCAGCTGACCTGGGACAACGCGTTCCACATGAGCCGCGGCACGGCGAAGCGGTTCGGAGTCGGACAAGTCGTCAAGACCGCGGTCGGTACTCCGTACTACGGCAACTGGGACGTCGTCCGGGTGAGCGCGAACGGAACGACCGTCGAGGGGCCCGTCTACGTCCACGACGGAATGGCCGACGACACCGTGGTCGTGCACATGGGTTTCGGCCGTAAGCGGGCCGGCCAGATCGGGAACGTCGGTGACGAGATCCATCAGGGAGGCGGTTTCGACGCGATGCCCTTGCGGACGACCTCGGCGCCCGTCATCGTGAGCGGCGGGACCCTGGAGAAGACGGGCCGGAACTACAAGCTCGCCAACACCCAGTTCCACAACTTGCTCGACGTCACCGAGATCGACAGCAAGCGCGACATCATCCGTGAGACGACGCTCGAAGAGTACAAGAAGGATCCCCACGTCCTTCACGAGCCGACGACCCCTGTCCAAGAGCGCAAAGGCGAGAAGCACGAGAGCCCGTCGATCTTCAAACAGCCGCCCGGTTACAACGGGCCGGACAACTATCAGTGGGCGATGACCATCGACCTGAACCTGTGTTCGGGTTGCGGCGCCTGTGTGGCCGCGTGCCAGGCGGAGAACAACATCCCGACGGTCGGCAAGGAACAGACCTTACGGCACAGGATGCTGCACTGGATCCGGGTCGACCGCTATTACAGGGCCTATTCCGGGAAGAGTTTCGAGTCCGACGATCCTGTGATCACGTTCCAGCCCGTCAACTGCATGCACTGCGAAATGGCGCCGTGCGAGCCCGTCTGCCCGGTCGCGGCGACGACCCACAGCCACGAGGGCCTGAACCAGATGGTCTACAACCGCTGCGTCGGGACGCGCTACTGCAGCAACAACTGCCCTTATAAGGTCCGGCGGTTCAACTACTTGCACTATACGAAGAAGACCGAAGACGTTCCCGTCCTGAAACTCCTTCAGAACCCCGACGTGACGGTCCGTGGGCGTGGCGTGATGGAGAAGTGCACCTATTGCGTGCACCGCATCAACAACGCCCGGATCAAGGCCAAGAAGGGTGACCGGAAGATCAAGGACGGCGAAGTCCAGACGGCGTGTCAACAAGCTTGTCCCAGCCGCGCGATCGTGTTCGGCGACAAGAACGATCCCAACAATGCGGTTTCGAAGTCTAGAGCCTCGAACCGGCAGTACGTACTTCTCGAAGCGGTCAACACCCTTCCCAGGACGACCTACCTCGGTAAGGTCCGCAACCCGAATCCGGAGCTGGAGGCTTAG
- a CDS encoding cytochrome c, with translation MTVRHKAALLGAASLVLAAGCHQDMWSQPKAKAQSKSDLIFSDGSNSRGVVAGTVAFGRPKTDHVFYTGFDDKGKLVKEFPVAVDEAFLKRGQERFRVFCVPCHGELGNGKGMIAKRGFTLARPVGNYHTDRLRNMPVGHFFDVITNGYGTMYPFRSRIRPIDRWAIAAYVRVLQQSQHKAVGEIPAEEKARLEAMAPSADQNPEPELPIGGPPDRRDNAPGQIIVPNPRTGRPTADTPAGPAPSGEGAAVPGGQAQ, from the coding sequence ATGACCGTCCGCCACAAAGCCGCGCTTTTGGGAGCAGCGTCCCTGGTCCTCGCGGCCGGGTGTCACCAGGACATGTGGAGCCAGCCGAAGGCCAAGGCTCAAAGCAAGAGCGACCTGATCTTCAGCGACGGCAGCAACAGCCGGGGAGTGGTCGCGGGAACGGTCGCGTTCGGAAGGCCCAAGACCGACCACGTGTTCTACACCGGCTTCGACGACAAGGGCAAGCTCGTCAAAGAGTTCCCCGTCGCCGTCGACGAAGCGTTCCTCAAGCGGGGACAGGAACGGTTCCGTGTGTTCTGCGTCCCCTGCCACGGCGAACTCGGCAACGGTAAAGGGATGATCGCGAAGCGCGGGTTCACCCTCGCCCGACCCGTCGGCAACTACCATACGGACCGCCTCCGGAACATGCCGGTCGGACACTTCTTCGACGTGATCACGAACGGTTACGGAACGATGTACCCGTTCCGGTCCCGCATCCGGCCGATCGACCGTTGGGCGATCGCTGCCTACGTCCGTGTGCTTCAGCAGAGCCAGCACAAGGCGGTCGGAGAGATCCCGGCCGAAGAGAAGGCGCGACTGGAGGCGATGGCCCCGTCGGCCGACCAGAACCCGGAACCCGAACTTCCCATCGGTGGCCCGCCCGACCGGCGTGACAACGCACCAGGGCAGATCATCGTCCCGAACCCGAGGACGGGACGTCCGACGGCCGACACCCCTGCGGGCCCGGCTCCCTCCGGAGAAGGCGCCGCAGTTCCAGGAGGACAGGCACAGTGA
- the nrfD gene encoding polysulfide reductase NrfD, whose product MNKERLITGDWDYSSIDGQIGDVVLDANRHTEAKVPGLLGKLMPANMRSPWFLIIGIGFVFVNVLLLSITILVLTGIGVWGNNQPSGWGFDIINFVWWIGIGHAGTLISAILLLLRQQWRNSINRFAEAMTIFAVMCAGMYPLLHTGRPWVAYWLFPYPNVLALWPQFRSPLVWDVFAVSTYMTVSILFWYVGLIPDFATLRDRAKSKVGRVLFGMAALGWTGSAKHWFRYNHASIMLAGLSAPLVLSVHSIVSFDFAMSIVPGWNVTIFPPYFVAGAVFAGFAMVIILAIPVRKWYRLEAFITMKHFDWMAKVMLATGLIVAYGYGMEVFYAWYSGVPYETALLFNRTNLFESPYSWAFWSLILFNVVFPAFLWFPKVRQNLTALFWISMSVSIGMWFERYVIIPLSLTRDYLPSSFGYYTPTIVDFAMFFGTIGFFLFMMFLFIRFLPMINIFEMKELWHHMSHEKAHAHEAAAQEAH is encoded by the coding sequence ATGAACAAGGAACGGCTGATCACCGGCGATTGGGACTACTCGTCCATCGACGGCCAGATCGGCGACGTGGTGCTCGACGCGAACCGGCACACCGAGGCGAAGGTGCCTGGTCTGCTCGGCAAGCTCATGCCGGCGAACATGAGGAGCCCCTGGTTCCTGATCATCGGCATCGGCTTCGTCTTCGTCAACGTCCTGCTCTTATCGATCACGATCCTCGTCCTGACGGGCATCGGCGTCTGGGGCAACAACCAGCCGAGCGGCTGGGGCTTCGACATCATCAACTTCGTCTGGTGGATCGGTATCGGCCACGCGGGCACGCTGATCTCGGCGATCCTGCTCCTCCTCCGTCAACAGTGGAGGAACTCGATCAACCGCTTTGCCGAAGCGATGACGATCTTCGCGGTCATGTGCGCGGGCATGTACCCGCTGTTGCACACGGGCCGTCCGTGGGTCGCTTACTGGCTGTTCCCGTATCCGAACGTCTTAGCGCTCTGGCCGCAGTTCAGGTCGCCGCTCGTCTGGGACGTCTTCGCGGTCAGCACGTACATGACGGTCTCGATCCTGTTCTGGTACGTCGGCCTCATCCCGGACTTCGCGACCCTTCGCGACCGGGCCAAGTCCAAGGTCGGCCGCGTGCTGTTCGGCATGGCCGCGCTCGGTTGGACGGGGAGCGCGAAGCACTGGTTCCGCTACAACCACGCGTCGATCATGTTGGCCGGGCTCTCGGCCCCGCTCGTCCTTTCTGTGCACTCGATCGTGTCCTTCGACTTTGCGATGTCGATCGTTCCCGGGTGGAACGTCACGATCTTCCCGCCGTACTTCGTCGCGGGCGCGGTCTTCGCCGGCTTCGCGATGGTCATCATCCTCGCGATCCCGGTCCGGAAGTGGTACCGGCTCGAAGCCTTCATCACGATGAAGCACTTCGATTGGATGGCCAAGGTCATGCTCGCCACCGGGCTTATCGTCGCCTATGGCTACGGCATGGAAGTGTTCTACGCCTGGTACAGCGGCGTCCCTTACGAGACGGCGCTCCTGTTCAACCGCACGAACCTCTTCGAATCCCCGTACAGTTGGGCGTTCTGGTCTTTGATCCTGTTCAACGTCGTGTTCCCGGCCTTTCTCTGGTTCCCGAAGGTCAGGCAGAACTTGACCGCCCTGTTCTGGATCAGCATGTCGGTCAGCATCGGGATGTGGTTCGAACGGTACGTCATCATCCCGCTTTCCTTGACGAGGGACTACCTGCCGTCGAGCTTCGGCTATTACACGCCGACGATCGTCGACTTCGCGATGTTCTTCGGGACGATCGGGTTCTTCCTCTTCATGATGTTCCTCTTCATCCGCTTCCTGCCGATGATCAACATCTTCGAAATGAAGGAGCTTTGGCACCACATGTCGCATGAAAAAGCGCACGCTCACGAAGCCGCTGCACAGGAGGCGCACTGA
- a CDS encoding DUF3052 domain-containing protein: MGQQCRRGRSETVNVGYSGKPLWQKLGVATGAVVVTVDAPSDYAALIGTDVVTVPLETGARFVHAFFTSCDALESWVPDLCSHLDSEGVLWLSWPKRSSKLPTDIDENRLREVVLPFGLVDVKVCAVDDVWSGLKFVVRKDRRADWNR, from the coding sequence TTGGGGCAGCAGTGTCGTCGCGGTAGGTCGGAAACCGTGAACGTAGGCTATTCCGGAAAGCCGTTGTGGCAGAAGCTGGGGGTCGCGACCGGTGCCGTCGTCGTAACCGTCGATGCCCCGTCCGACTATGCGGCCTTGATCGGCACCGACGTGGTCACGGTGCCCCTCGAGACGGGCGCACGGTTCGTCCATGCCTTCTTCACCTCCTGCGACGCCCTGGAATCGTGGGTTCCCGACCTCTGCAGCCACTTGGATTCCGAGGGCGTGCTTTGGCTGTCCTGGCCCAAGCGGTCGTCCAAACTCCCGACCGACATCGACGAAAACCGTCTTCGCGAGGTGGTCTTGCCGTTCGGCTTGGTCGACGTCAAAGTCTGCGCCGTCGACGACGTTTGGTCCGGTTTGAAGTTCGTCGTCCGGAAGGACCGGCGAGCGGATTGGAACCGATGA
- a CDS encoding cytochrome c3 family protein: MAQLFKPAMNTICTASIFGGAALPFLLLFAGSRITRSPSNTKVDNPIDQPAPFSHKHHAFELGIDCRFCHTGVETEAHAGVPSTEVCMTCHSQIWTNSPNLEAIRKSWETDTPVQWNKVNTVPDFVYFDHSIHVNRGVVCNNCHGPVNQMPITWKGRDFRMMWCLECHEDPSKFLYKDEKAAPGSTPREQVFNFYRKLAAGEELTASEKDLAEGLPQIVPSDKTHEGVAQMKERGVNVSQLKDCYVCHH; this comes from the coding sequence ATGGCTCAGTTATTCAAGCCGGCGATGAACACGATCTGCACCGCGAGCATCTTCGGAGGTGCGGCGTTGCCGTTCCTTCTGTTGTTCGCAGGTTCGCGGATCACAAGGTCGCCTTCGAACACGAAGGTCGACAACCCGATCGACCAGCCGGCACCTTTCAGCCACAAGCACCATGCGTTCGAGCTCGGGATCGATTGCCGGTTCTGCCATACGGGCGTCGAGACGGAGGCCCACGCCGGCGTGCCGAGCACCGAAGTCTGTATGACCTGCCACAGCCAGATCTGGACGAACAGCCCGAACCTTGAGGCCATCCGCAAGAGTTGGGAAACGGACACGCCTGTCCAATGGAACAAGGTCAACACGGTTCCGGACTTCGTCTATTTCGACCACTCCATCCACGTCAACCGCGGCGTCGTCTGCAACAACTGCCACGGCCCGGTGAACCAGATGCCCATCACGTGGAAAGGCCGCGACTTCCGCATGATGTGGTGTCTCGAGTGCCACGAGGATCCGTCCAAGTTCCTCTACAAGGACGAGAAGGCCGCCCCGGGCTCGACGCCGAGGGAACAGGTCTTCAATTTTTATCGCAAGCTGGCGGCCGGCGAAGAGCTGACCGCGTCGGAGAAAGACCTCGCTGAAGGGCTGCCTCAGATCGTCCCCTCCGACAAGACCCATGAAGGCGTCGCCCAGATGAAAGAACGCGGCGTCAACGTCTCGCAGCTGAAGGACTGCTACGTCTGCCACCACTAG
- a CDS encoding glycosyltransferase family 2 protein, with protein sequence MERTRLAVIVPAYDEESRIGPTLSRMKEYFSSQDYSWAIVVVSDGSRDGTVEAVRTAAAGDPRITVVDSRPNRGKGFVVRKGMLETDADLLLFSDADLATPIEEVEKLMAALPEADIAIGSRPLKESDLEVRQPWYREQLGRLFNKAVQLLAVKGIYDTQCGFKLFKVTAAKDVFSRCRLDGFSFDFEALMIARDLGYKTAEVPVRWRHQEGSKVVLMRDGPRMLRDLVKLRLAGKSGRMEKREA encoded by the coding sequence TTGGAGCGCACGCGACTGGCCGTGATCGTCCCGGCTTATGACGAAGAAAGCCGCATCGGCCCGACCTTGAGCCGGATGAAAGAGTATTTCTCGTCCCAAGACTACAGTTGGGCGATCGTCGTCGTGAGTGACGGTAGCCGTGACGGGACCGTCGAAGCCGTCCGCACGGCCGCCGCCGGTGACCCCCGGATCACCGTCGTCGATTCTCGGCCCAACCGGGGCAAAGGTTTCGTCGTGCGTAAGGGGATGCTGGAGACGGACGCCGACCTGTTGCTCTTTTCCGACGCGGACCTGGCCACCCCGATCGAGGAGGTCGAGAAACTCATGGCCGCGCTCCCGGAGGCCGACATCGCGATCGGAAGCCGACCGCTCAAGGAAAGCGACCTGGAGGTCCGCCAACCCTGGTACAGGGAGCAGCTCGGACGACTGTTCAACAAGGCCGTGCAACTTCTTGCCGTCAAAGGCATCTACGACACGCAGTGCGGCTTCAAGCTGTTCAAGGTGACGGCGGCCAAAGACGTCTTCTCCCGGTGCCGATTGGACGGTTTCTCCTTCGATTTCGAGGCACTGATGATCGCCCGCGACCTCGGTTATAAAACGGCGGAAGTGCCGGTCCGTTGGCGGCACCAGGAAGGCTCGAAGGTCGTGCTCATGCGGGACGGACCGCGGATGCTGCGCGACCTCGTCAAACTCCGCCTGGCAGGCAAGTCCGGCCGGATGGAAAAACGGGAAGCCTAG